The DNA segment ATCTTCAGGGTTTTCAACACTTACGGTAATaagattattttcatttttcacCTGGACGAACTCTGGAACTGCGGTCTTCAATACCCCTTTAGGGCCCTTGACGACGATTTGTTTATTCAATGACACGGTGGTTTTACCCTTGGTGAAAGACTTGCAGAATTCGAAAGGTATTTGCTCAGTGTAGCATTGGACTGCTTCAGTTATAGTGATTGGTTGTTTACCGATGTTCGATAATAACAAAGTACTGCTTGAGAATGGACGAGTAGCATTCATGCCAAGTCTAGGTATTCTAGAGAACATGCTGGCGTCTGGTTTGCTTATGCGATTTTTTGGTCCTAGATATGAACTTGCCAACGAGTCTTAGATCAACTTCAATGCTGGACCTACTACTTCGTCAAtgaagtgaaaaattatagaATCTTacacaaaaaaaaatctgGAAATCCGTCACGTGCCTGGACTCATCTccataaataatttttcaactacCTAAGACCATATACATCAAGTCAAATACTACCAAAGGTACAGAAAGCAATGGTTAGACAGTTAAAGCATCATGAACAGAAGCTCTTGAAGAAGGTTGATTTCCTTGATTGGAAGCAGGATCAGGGTCACAGAGATACCCAAGTTATGAGAACATAccatattcaaaatagaGAAGACTACCATAAATATAACAAGATTTGCGGTGAAATCAGAAAACTAGCAcataaattatcattattacaACCAACGGATCCATACAGAATAAAACATGAGCAATTATTGTTAGAAAAATTGTATTCTATGGGAGTACTTGCCACCAAATCCAAAATATCCGACTTGGAAAACAAAGTGACTGTCAGTGCACTTTGCCGTAGAAGAATACCGGTCGTTATGTGTCGTCTCAAGATGGCAGAGACGGTCAGCGATGCTGTTACTTTTGTTGAGCAGGGCCACGTAAGGGTGGGACCTAATGTGATTACTGATCCAGCGTATCTTGTAACCAGAAACTTAGAAGATTACTTGACCTGGGTTGATTCGTCGAAGATCAAAAGAAACGTTCTTAAGTACAAGAATAAGATTGATGATTATGACTTGGCTTGAATACGGTATTTAGCATGTAACACTTTTGAAAGTGACATTGTATATTAGTTAATAAAAGCAAAATGAGAAAACTATGtaattgtatttttcaCGCTATATTGTATAACTAGATTCGTGATGAAAACATTAAAGAAATGAACATGAATATTATGAACAGCTAAAAGGCAGCGATGCTATAAAGAATAACTAGAAATTAGTATTCATCATCCTTCTAACCGCACTCTTTCTATTGCCAGGAATTAATTCACTTTCAGAGTTGTTAATCTCATTATTGGCATTCAAGAATTGTTGGTTTTGGATAGACCTGTTTGTTAATGAAGAACCCTTTGTACTTGGTAATGAACCCGCAGGTCTGAATTTTCGTTGTTTGGTGATTTCAGTAACTGGATTTAACATAACGACCGAAGACCTTGATAATTGAGTTGCAGATGGAACTGAGTGGGCAGCAGCAAGACTACCATTCATAGATGGCAATGATTGCTGTGATTGACCAAATGATGATTGAGATTGCATTGACGGTGATGCAATTGGTGATGTCCATACTTGATCGTTTTCGATTGGAACAAACGGTTGTCTACCATTTTGTACCATTTGGTTCTTGGTTCTTGGACGATAATCAGTGTATGTTTGAATGGTAGATTTACGAATATCTGAAGGTGGAGGCAATTGTTGTAAAGGAGGCAAGTTAGGTGGTGGCTGTTGATATTGTTGAGGTGGTGCCTGGTATATATTAGGATCACTAGCAAATTCTTGTTGGTTATGATAGAATTGTTGTTCTTCACTTGAGAAAATTGGTGTTTCACTGTAAATTGAAGATGTGGTAGTCAATCTCTTATCATAATTTGTATCtgtcttcaattctttgttGATCCTTAAATAATCTATTTTATGTGGTAAATCGCCTAAAGGATAATCTGGATCTGGCGTAAATTCATGAGTTCTAGCATCACCAGATTTACTATTTTGTGATTTTTCACGATCAAAGTAAACCTTATACACTGACTTCATTCTTCTCAACTCTTCTTCCTCCTCGGGtgataaaaatttttcttgatcttcatcttcattttcatcatcgcTATCgttctttaataaattaaaggCTGATAATCTAGGTGACTTACTTCTAACTGGTGGACCAGATGGGATTTCAAGGTTACCGATAGTCGTATCTGTGGTATTTGCACTGTTTCGTAATTCACCGAGTTCATGTCTGGTGGTTTCTTGCGAAACATCAGTATAGATGTTAGTtctttcatcatcaattaCAGACACCATTTGCCTGGCATTATTATCTTCGAATAGGGAATGTGCTACATCCCTTGAAACCATGTTTTCAACATTATCCGGCTCACCTTCGCTAACAATATCAATTCCCTTGTTGGCTTCATCGACGTCTCTATCTACAATTGTAGTATCAACGACTGTTTCATTGACTGTATCATCCATTGTACCATACATCTTAGCATCCATAGTGTCAATATTTCTACCTGGAGCTGAAGTGGAGTCGTCAGACTTGGCTGTAAACACGTCAGCTTCTTCACTTGCAGAATCAAAAGACTCTCTGGTAGTTTCTTTAGGAATAACTGCAGGATTGTTTTGAGGATTTATAGGGTCATTCAAAGCCAATTCagattcattttcataGTTAACAGCAAATTTTTCTCCGCCAGTACCACTTACAGCTGAGCTTTCAGAGTTGCTCGCAGATTCTAAGTCTGAGGAATGATCCTCAATTGTATCATCCCCGTCTTCAGCATCTTGAAATTCTGCTGTTGATTCGTTAGGAAGATTAGTGTATTCGTTGTTTGTAGCCTTGCCCATAGACCTAAGTGGGCTCCTATCACGTTGGTTTGATATATCAGGCCTTAACCCAGATTTTTGAGGTGAAATTGAGTGACCACCTCCAATTGAACCATTAACATTGCTAAAACTTGAATTTCTCGTTCTATTAATATGCGTGGAAGCTCTCGGAGTATGGCCGAAGGTCTGATGTTCACCTAATTGCCTTGCGTACTCGTTTAGTGAGACTTTCGATTCAGTTTGATGTTGATATGGCAAGAcaaaattatccaaatatgGATCTGCTTGAACAGTTTGTGTCAACGACGAAGAAGACTCCTTTGCCATATGATTCTGCGCCGGATATCTGACCGAATTCCTATTGTGGAATGGGTCTTCCATGTACTGCTTTTGATTAGGAAAGTCCGGCAACATTGTAGCTTCTCCTGTTTCGTCAAAATCTGGATCGTGTTCCATAGACTCCTTCTTACCTTTACGGTAATTCctgaaaagaaaaaacGACAAAACACAAAGAATAACGAACACTGGTATACCAATTGCAAGACCAATTGTTAAACTATCGTCATTAACCGGTTTCTGACACGATCCTTCCGAATCGTTTTCACattcatcgtcatctttTCTCCTATTAAGCTTCGAGTCAACCATCAAAATTGATCCTAACATTGAATCAACGAAACTCATCATAAATTCTCACAATCCCTTTTAGTTTCCCCAATTATTATGTATACtatcaaatcttctttaGTAACACCTTCTAGTTGATGTTGtttgaagtatttaagCGAATGACGTGATCTTGATATTCTATCGATTGGTAGAGGTCActaaaattatcaaacGATCTTCTCTGTTAGTTAACGAAAGTGGTTAAAAAGTCCGTTGATCTCTATAAAGTGGTATTGAATAGGaatcaattcaatgaatatcaaagaaaactaCAAAAAATTCGGTAAAATTTGTTATTAAACATAGATCAAAAATAGAATGCTTTTAGCgaatcaaaaaattttatagCATTTCGCGTTCAGATCGACCGcgttttatttttaatattgatcTAACTAGCAATGGCATGTCCcttcaagaattattgaCGTATAGAACGCAATGACTTGATTACTTAAGTATTCTGCGTAGTCTTTCGCTAACCTTTATTTAATCGTAGCTTACCAAATTACCGAAGGATTCCGAATTAAGTTCATTTATTCAATGAGTGTTcactatatatatatatatatgcttTATGTAATTGATAGGGAGTAGTCTATAAAATCAGCTAATGCAATCACCAGTTTTGGACTTGTTCAAATAACTCAACCCGCGTGGTTGTGCTAAGGTTGTCGGCTACCGACTTTCTAATATCGTCACACATGGAACCATGCGCACATGAAACAAATGCAATGGAACCATTGGCCTcgttgatttcttcttcgattAAGTGGTTGATTGAAGGCCTTCCTTCCCTGAATTGGACGAAAGATAATTTTGTCTTCAAGTCGTGAACATAGTCGCTGGAGACTTCGTTATCACTCAAGTTgttttcatctttttcgTTCTTTTCATCGATAGATTTGTTGGAATCGCTTGAATCACTTATTTGGCCTATTGGTGCCGCCAAACCGGCATCAGGTTGTGTCACGTATATCACTGGCTCAACAATGGTGCCTTCAAACTTTAACAATTCTTCGTAGAACCAATCGATAGACTTGTAATGACGAATAACCCAGTAAAATCTGACTCTTTGTCTGTCAACGGATCTTCTGGCCAAATCCATAGCTTCATAGTACATACCGGGGATACCATTGGCACTAACAAGGAATGCAGCGGTATCATACTTATCAATAGGGATTCTTTGGCCATATGGCCCTTCAACTAAAACCTTCATTTGTGTCTTATGGTCTGGTTGCTTGGCCAAATATTGGTACAAGCCATGTGTGACACCACCTTTAACCTTCAAGTAAAAAGTGATGGTATTATTTTCGACAGCTGAATCGACAATAGTGAAAGGGTGTGATTGCCAGAAGCAGGTTGGTCTCAAAAAATGAATGAATGCATGACAACCTGGAAATGGTTTCCAGAAAGCAGGTCTAGGTACAGTAACTTTGAGTGTTTCATTGGCTTTTAATTCAACATGAGCAAGTTGAACCCCAAAGGCGGCAAGACGTACAATTCTTACAACTCTATCGAATACCCATATGGCCACCGCAGCATAAAAGAACTGTTGGTAACCTTCTTCCTCGACATGTCTCCAACCTCCGATAATAAAGAGAACAGCTAAAATAATATGTGCAAAGACAAATAACTCGTAGTTCTTTTTTCTGAAAACCAACAAAGAATGGAAGCACATAATACTTGCTGCCACAAGAGAAACATATCCCCATC comes from the Debaryomyces hansenii CBS767 chromosome B complete sequence genome and includes:
- a CDS encoding DEHA2B02750p (weakly similar to uniprot|P32900 Saccharomyces cerevisiae YHR149c SKG6), with amino-acid sequence MMSFVDSMLGSILMVDSKLNRRKDDDECENDSEGSCQKPVNDDSLTIGLAIGIPVFVILCVLSFFLFRNYRKGKKESMEHDPDFDETGEATMLPDFPNQKQYMEDPFHNRNSVRYPAQNHMAKESSSSLTQTVQADPYLDNFVLPYQHQTESKVSLNEYARQLGEHQTFGHTPRASTHINRTRNSSFSNVNGSIGGGHSISPQKSGLRPDISNQRDRSPLRSMGKATNNEYTNLPNESTAEFQDAEDGDDTIEDHSSDLESASNSESSAVSGTGGEKFAVNYENESELALNDPINPQNNPAVIPKETTRESFDSASEEADVFTAKSDDSTSAPGRNIDTMDAKMYGTMDDTVNETVVDTTIVDRDVDEANKGIDIVSEGEPDNVENMVSRDVAHSLFEDNNARQMVSVIDDERTNIYTDVSQETTRHELGELRNSANTTDTTIGNLEIPSGPPVRSKSPRLSAFNLLKNDSDDENEDEDQEKFLSPEEEEELRRMKSVYKVYFDREKSQNSKSGDARTHEFTPDPDYPLGDLPHKIDYLRINKELKTDTNYDKRLTTTSSIYSETPIFSSEEQQFYHNQQEFASDPNIYQAPPQQYQQPPPNLPPLQQLPPPSDIRKSTIQTYTDYRPRTKNQMVQNGRQPFVPIENDQVWTSPIASPSMQSQSSFGQSQQSLPSMNGSLAAAHSVPSATQLSRSSVVMLNPVTEITKQRKFRPAGSLPSTKGSSLTNRSIQNQQFLNANNEINNSESELIPGNRKSAVRRMMNTNF
- a CDS encoding DEHA2B02772p (weakly similar to uniprot|P53746 Saccharomyces cerevisiae YNR060W FRE4 Ferric reductase); this translates as MVSLSSFLAGTCFFAGVLADGELVYHKSDIALLVCESVIEKVALFFEETDAVGFCNVDNQQALGTMAHCLKQIPQREGVKAFLKSCESYGLTEEDLYSAYSNATKYLTNVTADPNFNLTELYYKPALLSQKSIDAGYRSGIGRFYNYNYATWFGVALVAYWFVVMFVAGICNYIHFLFPGVVKGLKGSFTNSFRKYISLPALGRKAHAEHVSFLKIFQWVVPTRLESILIFIWYILALAFNVCLYNHDDPNLYWPKSESAEIGRKIADRTGIMSLFLIPTLILFAGRNNFMQWISGWSYSRFIAIHRWVSRVTFLLVMIHAVGMTYNAKGINPLKYDTRNAKEYVRWGYVSLVAASIMCFHSLLVFRKKNYELFVFAHIILAVLFIIGGWRHVEEEGYQQFFYAAVAIWVFDRVVRIVRLAAFGVQLAHVELKANETLKVTVPRPAFWKPFPGCHAFIHFLRPTCFWQSHPFTIVDSAVENNTITFYLKVKGGVTHGLYQYLAKQPDHKTQMKVLVEGPYGQRIPIDKYDTAAFLVSANGIPGMYYEAMDLARRSVDRQRVRFYWVIRHYKSIDWFYEELLKFEGTIVEPVIYVTQPDAGLAAPIGQISDSSDSNKSIDEKNEKDENNLSDNEVSSDYVHDLKTKLSFVQFREGRPSINHLIEEEINEANGSIAFVSCAHGSMCDDIRKSVADNLSTTTRVELFEQVQNW
- a CDS encoding DEHA2B02728p (highly similar to uniprot|P32899 Saccharomyces cerevisiae YHR148w IMP3 component of the U3 nucleolar ribonucleoprotein), producing the protein MVRQLKHHEQKLLKKVDFLDWKQDQGHRDTQVMRTYHIQNREDYHKYNKICGEIRKLAHKLSLLQPTDPYRIKHEQLLLEKLYSMGVLATKSKISDLENKVTVSALCRRRIPVVMCRLKMAETVSDAVTFVEQGHVRVGPNVITDPAYLVTRNLEDYLTWVDSSKIKRNVLKYKNKIDDYDLA